CGTAAACAACGATTTTGGTGATTATTAATTTTTGAGTCCACGTGTGTACCAcaaaaattaagatattaattttgagaaatattaattaaattattttgtagAACTGGGTAAAgaagatatatttttaaaaaatggctaCTGATGATTCTCTAgacgagattaaattgaaagacTCAGATTTACAAGAATTTTTTATAGCTGAGAAGCAAAAAGCACAAATTCAAGCTCAGGTAAAATAGTTCCTACATTATaagtttataattaaaaattatttttttttatcatttataaATTCGTTAACATTATTTATCATTTTCCTTTCTTTTGTAACATGTTATAGAGGTTAATGCATTTAGTCTTacctatatacatataaatatatatataaatgtatacattgaatattcatttttcattaataattataacGCAAAACTTGTTATCTAATTTTAGATccacgaattcaacgatatttGTTGGGAAAAATGTGTTGATAAACCAGGAGTCAAATTGGATGCTCGAACAGAAACATGTTTAAGTAATTGTGTTGATAGATTTATAGATGTTTCACTTTTAATTACAAATCGTTTTGCACAACTTTTACAAAAGTCTGTAGGaaatatgtaatattaaataaattctgcATTTCATAGTTGTAttattgcaaaatataaaaatttatttcttctgtaCAATGAAGAAGATatttgtatatatgaaaaatgaaagattatttaatattaagtaaataataatgagAATTAGATATTTTCTTCAACGAAATCATCTTTTAAAATACACTTTATACAAAAAGTTCAATGTATATATTACAAATGTACATTTCAACTTATATATAGTGGTCAAATATTTTAGCTtgttagaaaatcatagaaatatagtgttgtattataattataatgttaCAATAAGTATATTATTTCTTTCTAATGTTTACATgctattttaataatatattatattaaataacatttaagcataacaattattttacacaTAAGTGCatttaatttcatataaattaaaagtttttacaaaacaatttctgattctataaaaaatatgataaaaattaGGAACTAGTAGTATTGGTAGTAGtagtgtttttaatgttttaacagTCATAATTTTTGACCTCCAGTTTATAATTTAAATGTTGAAGATACTAAATCTCATTGTTAAGAAGTTTAAAGAATAAGTCTGGcaagcaattattttatattgagTTATTTACCAAAGGAACTTGTATCTCTTTCTTACTTGAAGAATGTACATATTACTTTCTAAAAGTAATGAATTACATTTGTTTACATAATAAAAACTTCAatagatttttaaaagatacctattttaaatagttttcttctaaattgaataaatattctTACAGAGATGAACATTCACGTAAGAttacagaaaaaatatttaGGAATCTTAAAATAAATACAGAACAAAAGATATAACACCATTTAAATTCTTGAATAGGCTTGTAAATACATACTTCGATTATAAACCATAATGTAAAGATAATCACTCCTGAATTTCCAATAATTTAAAGATAAAGATTTACAAAGTATTTGTATATGAATCCATCAACCTTAGGGGAATATCTTAAACATTTA
This portion of the Lasioglossum baleicum unplaced genomic scaffold, iyLasBale1 scaffold1252, whole genome shotgun sequence genome encodes:
- the Tim8 gene encoding translocase of inner membrane 8, with the protein product MATDDSLDEIKLKDSDLQEFFIAEKQKAQIQAQIHEFNDICWEKCVDKPGVKLDARTETCLSNCVDRFIDVSLLITNRFAQLLQKSVGNM